In Streptomyces sp. DG2A-72, one genomic interval encodes:
- a CDS encoding sensor histidine kinase: protein MGDGPSERGVAGLTGFRRYTWWAVPGSSALLLVLLIGDWILDDDWPVWIRAVGAPVLVVETLASVVLLSRRLEPRSADANSRRLPVGWLVVAGAAALVLAVLPLTRREYGVWAVAPAVTVAIAATYLVPRHRRQLIAGAVVLALLPGGVLSLVSGDGELAYAALFPAGLVAFTVWVTLGPLWAWDIAGRLDRARRLEAELAVKDERLRFAADLHDIQGHHLQVIALKSELAGRLVESDPVRAAGEVTEIRQLSYDALRDTRAVVQGYRRTTLDDEIANATRVLAAADIDAGMRLDTPTDGLADSARHLLGLVMREATTNVLRHSRARHAAVAYRVTGGVASLRVSNDGAVEGRSDTEGTGLRSLAERLRAAGGELTWERDGERFVVRAALPVDSREVT, encoded by the coding sequence ATGGGCGACGGGCCGAGTGAGCGCGGGGTGGCGGGGCTGACCGGCTTCCGTCGCTACACGTGGTGGGCCGTGCCGGGCTCCTCCGCGCTCCTTCTGGTGCTGCTGATCGGTGACTGGATCCTGGACGACGACTGGCCGGTCTGGATCCGGGCAGTGGGCGCGCCCGTCCTGGTGGTGGAGACGCTGGCGAGTGTGGTGCTGCTCAGTCGGCGACTGGAGCCTCGGTCAGCGGACGCGAACTCCCGTCGTCTGCCGGTGGGCTGGCTGGTCGTCGCGGGTGCGGCGGCGCTGGTGCTGGCGGTGCTGCCGCTGACGCGGCGCGAGTACGGGGTGTGGGCGGTGGCGCCCGCGGTGACGGTCGCGATCGCCGCGACCTATCTCGTGCCTCGGCACAGACGGCAGTTGATCGCCGGGGCGGTGGTGCTGGCCTTGCTGCCGGGCGGCGTGCTCAGCCTGGTCTCCGGGGATGGCGAGCTGGCCTATGCGGCGCTGTTCCCGGCCGGGCTGGTCGCCTTCACCGTGTGGGTGACCCTCGGCCCGCTGTGGGCCTGGGACATCGCGGGGCGGCTGGACCGGGCCCGGCGGCTGGAGGCGGAGCTGGCGGTCAAGGACGAGCGGCTCCGGTTCGCCGCGGACCTGCACGACATCCAGGGGCACCATCTGCAAGTCATCGCGCTGAAGAGCGAGTTGGCCGGGCGGCTCGTCGAGTCCGACCCGGTGCGCGCCGCCGGTGAGGTGACGGAGATACGACAGCTGTCCTACGACGCGCTGCGTGACACCCGCGCCGTGGTGCAGGGCTACCGCCGTACGACGCTGGACGACGAGATCGCCAACGCCACGCGAGTGCTGGCGGCGGCGGACATCGACGCCGGGATGCGCCTCGACACCCCCACGGACGGGCTCGCCGACTCGGCCCGGCACCTCCTCGGACTGGTGATGCGCGAGGCCACCACCAATGTGCTGCGGCACAGCCGGGCGCGGCACGCAGCCGTCGCGTACCGCGTCACCGGCGGTGTCGCCTCGCTGCGGGTCAGCAACGACGGTGCCGTCGAAGGCCGTTCGGACACCGAGGGGACCGGATTGCGGTCGCTCGCCGAACGATTGCGGGCTGCCGGAGGTGAGTTGACGTGGGAACGTGACGGCGAGCGGTTCGTCGTACGGGCCGCGCTGCCCGTGGACTCCCGTGAGGTGACATGA
- a CDS encoding DNA-binding response regulator: protein MIRLLLADDEDLLRSALAALLGLEDDLTVVAEAATSTDAVRLAREHRPDIAVLDLEMPPTDGLRAAEEIRAELGTQIVLVTRHARPAVLRRALSAGVRGFVPKTTPAARLAEIIRDIAAGRRYVDPDIAASALTEDDCPLTDRELEVLRAARTGASVAEIATAVHLAPGTVRNYLSAAMSKLGTPTRHAAAHRAWEQGWI from the coding sequence ATGATCCGGCTGCTGCTCGCCGACGACGAGGACCTGCTCCGCAGCGCCCTGGCCGCGTTGCTCGGACTGGAGGACGACCTGACGGTCGTCGCCGAGGCGGCCACCTCCACGGACGCCGTACGGCTGGCCCGCGAGCACCGCCCCGACATCGCCGTGCTCGACCTGGAGATGCCGCCCACCGACGGACTGCGCGCCGCCGAGGAGATCCGGGCCGAGCTCGGCACCCAGATCGTCCTCGTCACCCGGCACGCCCGCCCCGCGGTGCTCCGCCGCGCCCTGTCCGCAGGCGTCCGCGGCTTCGTCCCCAAGACGACCCCGGCGGCCCGGCTGGCGGAGATCATCCGCGACATCGCCGCCGGCCGCCGCTATGTGGACCCGGACATCGCCGCCTCCGCCCTGACCGAGGACGACTGCCCGCTCACCGACCGGGAGCTGGAGGTCCTGCGGGCGGCCCGCACCGGCGCCTCGGTCGCCGAGATAGCCACCGCGGTCCACCTGGCGCCCGGAACGGTCCGCAACTACCTCTCCGCCGCCATGTCGAAACTGGGCACCCCGACCCGGCATGCCGCCGCCCATCGCGCGTGGGAGCAAGGCTGGATCTAA
- a CDS encoding slipin family protein codes for MLEELLTAAIATGTAGVVYIAAAARVVKQYERGVVLRLGRLRGAVRPPGFTLIIPAIDRLYKVNLQIVTMPVPAQEGITRDNVTVRVDAVVYFKVVDAAAAIINVEDYRFAVSQMAQTSLRSIIGKSDLDDLLSNREKLNQGLELMIDSPAIGWGVQIDRVEIKDVSLPDTMKRSMARQAEADRERRARVINADAELQASKKLAEAAQQMADTPSALQLRLLQTVMAVAAEKNSTLVLPIPVELLRFLEKGAEAHPEHHGRPAPDSSGQVPPTPSGQLSPDPSDQFPPDSLDQLPPEHPDELPPAPSGRQPSPDRSLEQ; via the coding sequence ATGCTGGAAGAGTTGCTGACCGCGGCCATCGCCACCGGGACCGCCGGGGTGGTGTACATCGCCGCGGCGGCGCGGGTCGTCAAGCAGTACGAGCGCGGGGTGGTCCTCCGGCTCGGGCGCCTGCGGGGCGCCGTACGGCCACCGGGCTTCACCCTGATCATCCCCGCCATTGACCGGCTGTACAAAGTGAACCTGCAGATCGTGACGATGCCGGTGCCCGCGCAGGAGGGCATCACGCGCGACAACGTGACCGTGCGGGTCGACGCGGTCGTCTACTTCAAGGTCGTGGACGCGGCGGCGGCGATCATCAACGTCGAGGACTACCGCTTCGCGGTCTCGCAGATGGCACAGACCTCGCTGCGCTCGATCATCGGCAAGAGCGACCTGGACGACCTGCTCTCCAATCGCGAGAAGCTCAACCAGGGCCTGGAGCTGATGATCGACAGCCCGGCCATCGGCTGGGGCGTGCAGATCGACCGCGTCGAGATCAAGGACGTGTCCCTGCCGGACACGATGAAGCGCTCCATGGCCCGGCAGGCCGAGGCGGACCGCGAGCGTCGGGCCCGGGTCATCAACGCCGACGCCGAGCTCCAGGCCTCCAAGAAGCTCGCCGAGGCCGCACAGCAGATGGCCGACACGCCCTCCGCACTCCAGTTGCGGCTGCTCCAGACGGTGATGGCCGTGGCGGCGGAGAAGAACTCCACGCTGGTGCTGCCCATCCCGGTGGAGCTGCTGCGGTTCCTGGAGAAGGGGGCGGAGGCGCACCCGGAACACCACGGCCGCCCCGCACCGGACAGCTCCGGCCAGGTACCGCCCACCCCTTCCGGCCAGCTCTCTCCCGACCCCTCCGACCAGTTCCCGCCCGACAGCCTCGACCAGCTCCCTCCCGAGCACCCCGACGAGCTCCCACCCGCCCCTTCCGGCCGGCAGCCCTCACCCGACCGCTCGCTGGAGCAATGA
- a CDS encoding SulP family inorganic anion transporter, translated as MNPSTLTKFPHLRQDFAASLVVFLVALPLCVGVAVASGVPAELGLVTGIVGGIVTGLMRGSSLQVSGPAAGLTVLVFEAVREFGLPVLGVIVLVTGLLQMLMGALKLGRWFRAISVAVVEGMLAGIGLVLIAGQLYSVADAEAPASGLAKIAGLPGALSDAVQDTGAMASLGLGAGTVAVLVLWKRMPRQVRTVPGPLAAVGLATLAALVFGLPVATVEVQGLLGSIQPPSPDAFGELADVGVLATVAAFTLIASAESLFSAAAVDRLHDGPRTEYDKELLAQGAGNTVCGALGALPMTAVIVRSAANVQAGARTKASRVMHGVWLLLFAALLPAVLAYIPIPALAGILVHAGAKLIPVREIVSLWREHRGEALILVVTAVSIVAVSMFEGVLIGLALAIAKTAWEASHIKLEVIDKGAGPVQAYLSGNATFLRLPKILDSLESLPQDRPVELNLSGLHHLDHACRTALENWAERHSAAGTDPVRLDGAVAAPEARR; from the coding sequence ATGAACCCCTCCACCCTCACCAAGTTCCCTCATCTGCGGCAGGACTTCGCCGCGTCTCTCGTCGTCTTCCTGGTCGCGCTCCCGCTGTGCGTGGGCGTGGCCGTCGCCTCCGGTGTGCCGGCCGAGCTCGGGCTCGTCACCGGCATCGTGGGCGGCATCGTCACCGGGCTGATGCGCGGCAGCAGCCTTCAGGTGTCCGGCCCGGCCGCCGGGCTGACCGTGCTGGTCTTCGAGGCGGTGCGCGAGTTCGGGCTGCCGGTGCTCGGTGTGATCGTGCTCGTCACCGGCCTGCTCCAGATGCTGATGGGCGCCCTGAAGCTGGGGCGCTGGTTCCGGGCCATCTCGGTCGCCGTGGTCGAGGGCATGCTGGCCGGTATCGGGCTCGTCCTGATCGCCGGGCAGCTGTACTCGGTCGCGGACGCCGAGGCCCCCGCCTCCGGGCTCGCGAAGATCGCGGGGCTGCCCGGGGCGCTCTCGGACGCCGTCCAGGACACCGGGGCCATGGCCTCGCTGGGTCTCGGCGCGGGCACGGTCGCCGTGCTGGTGCTGTGGAAGCGGATGCCGCGCCAGGTGCGCACGGTGCCCGGTCCGCTGGCCGCGGTGGGCCTGGCGACGCTGGCCGCCCTGGTCTTCGGCCTGCCGGTGGCCACCGTCGAGGTGCAGGGGCTGCTGGGCTCCATCCAGCCGCCGTCCCCGGACGCCTTCGGTGAGCTCGCCGATGTCGGCGTGCTCGCCACCGTGGCCGCCTTCACGCTGATCGCGTCCGCCGAGTCGCTGTTCAGCGCGGCGGCGGTGGACCGGCTGCACGACGGTCCGCGCACCGAGTACGACAAGGAGCTGCTCGCACAGGGCGCGGGCAACACCGTCTGCGGTGCGCTGGGCGCGCTGCCGATGACCGCGGTGATCGTACGCAGCGCGGCGAACGTCCAGGCGGGCGCGCGGACGAAGGCGTCCCGGGTGATGCACGGCGTATGGCTGCTGCTGTTCGCGGCCCTGCTGCCGGCCGTCCTCGCCTACATCCCGATCCCGGCCCTGGCGGGCATCCTGGTGCACGCCGGCGCCAAGCTCATCCCGGTGCGGGAGATCGTGTCGCTGTGGCGCGAGCATCGCGGTGAGGCGCTGATCCTGGTGGTCACGGCGGTATCGATCGTCGCGGTCAGCATGTTCGAGGGCGTCCTCATCGGCCTCGCGCTGGCCATCGCCAAGACCGCCTGGGAGGCCTCGCACATCAAGCTGGAGGTCATAGACAAGGGCGCCGGGCCCGTCCAGGCCTACCTGTCGGGCAACGCGACCTTCCTGCGGCTGCCGAAGATACTCGACAGCCTGGAGTCCCTGCCCCAGGACCGTCCCGTCGAGCTGAACCTGTCCGGGCTGCACCACCTGGACCACGCCTGCCGTACGGCGCTGGAGAACTGGGCCGAGCGGCACAGCGCGGCCGGCACCGATCCGGTACGGCTCGACGGTGCCGTGGCAGCACCTGAGGCCCGGAGGTAG
- a CDS encoding carbonic anhydrase, with the protein MQPLIDNARTFGQRPEEFAKLAEGQSPEVLFITCSDSRVVPALITGARPGQLFELRTAGNIVPPYASEHPTSEAATVEYAVEVLGVRDIVVCGHSHCGAVGALVRGDDLDAVPAVRDWLAAATPRPQGAAGDPTVAEGVQSHVLAQLLRLRSYPCIAQKLTQGQLALHAWYYEVHTGAVLAHTPQTDTFKAL; encoded by the coding sequence ATGCAGCCCCTCATCGACAACGCCCGCACGTTCGGACAGCGCCCTGAGGAGTTCGCCAAACTCGCCGAAGGCCAGTCCCCCGAGGTCCTGTTCATCACCTGTTCCGACTCCCGGGTCGTACCGGCCCTGATCACCGGCGCCCGCCCCGGCCAGCTCTTCGAGCTGCGCACCGCGGGCAACATCGTCCCGCCGTACGCCTCCGAGCACCCCACCAGCGAGGCGGCCACCGTCGAGTACGCGGTGGAGGTGCTCGGCGTCCGCGACATAGTCGTCTGCGGCCACTCCCACTGCGGAGCGGTCGGCGCGCTGGTGCGCGGTGACGATCTGGACGCCGTACCCGCCGTCCGCGACTGGCTCGCCGCCGCGACGCCGCGTCCGCAGGGAGCGGCCGGCGATCCGACCGTGGCCGAGGGAGTGCAGAGCCATGTCCTGGCGCAGCTGCTGCGGCTGCGCTCCTACCCCTGTATCGCCCAGAAGCTGACCCAGGGCCAACTCGCCCTGCACGCCTGGTACTACGAGGTGCACACCGGTGCCGTACTGGCGCACACCCCGCAGACCGACACCTTCAAGGCCCTGTGA
- the zapE gene encoding cell division protein ZapE: MRNSTAASGPGPISDVSPVSLCAREPHVPAERLVGEMVPPPRFDSVRFSTYIPDPNQPSQTEAVRVLEAFAGGLGGAHATATAKRGFFGFGRAKAPKAPAGPRGVYLDGGYGVGKTHLLASLWHATPAEPALKAFGTFVELTNLVGALGFQKTVQTLSGHRLLCIDEFELDDPGDTVLVSTLLGKLVDAGVALAATSNTLPGKLGEGRFAAADFLREIQGLSAHFRSLRIDGEDYRHRGLPQAPAPFSDEQVTKSAYATQGASLDDFPHLLEHLARVHPSRYGALTDGIRAVCLTDVQPIPDQSTALRLVVLADRLYDREVPVLASGLPFDQLFSEEMLNGGYRKKYFRAISRLTALARDAKGLVDAG, from the coding sequence GTGCGTAACTCCACCGCCGCCTCCGGGCCGGGTCCGATATCCGACGTGAGCCCCGTCTCGCTGTGTGCCCGCGAGCCCCACGTCCCCGCGGAGCGCCTGGTCGGCGAGATGGTGCCACCACCCCGCTTCGACTCGGTCCGCTTCAGCACGTACATCCCGGACCCGAACCAGCCCAGTCAGACCGAGGCCGTCCGGGTCCTGGAGGCCTTCGCGGGCGGACTCGGCGGTGCGCACGCGACCGCCACCGCCAAGCGCGGCTTCTTCGGTTTCGGCAGGGCGAAGGCACCGAAGGCCCCGGCCGGCCCCCGCGGCGTCTACCTCGACGGCGGCTACGGCGTCGGCAAGACCCACCTTCTCGCCTCCCTCTGGCACGCCACCCCGGCCGAGCCCGCGCTCAAGGCGTTCGGCACGTTCGTGGAGCTGACGAACCTGGTCGGCGCGCTCGGCTTCCAGAAGACCGTCCAGACCCTGTCCGGGCACCGTCTGCTGTGCATCGACGAGTTCGAGCTGGACGACCCCGGCGACACCGTCCTGGTCTCGACGCTGCTCGGCAAGCTGGTGGACGCGGGCGTCGCGCTCGCCGCCACCTCGAACACGCTGCCGGGCAAGCTCGGTGAGGGCCGGTTCGCGGCGGCCGACTTCCTGCGCGAGATCCAGGGCCTGTCCGCGCACTTCCGATCCCTGCGCATCGACGGCGAGGACTACCGCCACCGCGGGCTGCCCCAGGCGCCGGCGCCGTTCTCCGACGAGCAGGTCACCAAGTCCGCGTACGCCACGCAGGGCGCCTCGCTCGACGACTTCCCGCATCTGCTGGAGCACCTCGCCCGGGTCCACCCCAGCCGGTACGGCGCGCTGACCGACGGAATCCGGGCGGTGTGCCTCACCGACGTCCAGCCGATCCCGGACCAGTCGACGGCGCTGCGGCTCGTCGTCCTCGCGGACCGGTTGTACGACCGCGAGGTGCCCGTGCTCGCCTCGGGACTCCCCTTCGACCAGTTGTTCAGCGAGGAGATGCTGAACGGCGGCTACCGCAAGAAGTACTTCCGGGCGATCTCCCGGCTCACCGCGCTGGCCCGGGACGCCAAGGGACTCGTCGACGCCGGCTAG
- a CDS encoding pyrimidine reductase family protein, giving the protein MRRLFPVTYETAPDAREWSLGELADAYAYPEPGPGGREPWLRANMVGTLDGAAQHGGRSQPISSAADMRIFGTLRALADVVVVGAETVRQEGYRPARAREEFARRRDEAGQAPAPAIAVVTASMDLDFSLPLFASPTVPTLILTGAAAAPDRIAAAEKAGAQVVIAGDGVGVDPARAVRALGGLGHTRLLSEGGPRLLGQLVAAEVLDELCLTVSPMLTAGDAQRIAGGPTVAVPRRFTLVSLLEEDGFLFGRYRRA; this is encoded by the coding sequence ATGCGACGTCTGTTCCCTGTGACCTACGAAACAGCCCCGGACGCCCGTGAATGGAGCCTCGGCGAGCTGGCCGACGCCTATGCCTATCCCGAGCCGGGTCCCGGTGGGCGGGAGCCGTGGCTGCGGGCCAACATGGTGGGGACGCTCGACGGTGCCGCCCAGCACGGTGGCCGCTCGCAGCCCATTTCCAGCGCGGCGGACATGCGGATCTTCGGCACGCTGCGGGCGCTGGCGGATGTGGTGGTGGTCGGGGCGGAAACGGTACGCCAGGAGGGGTACCGTCCGGCACGCGCGCGTGAGGAGTTCGCTCGGCGGCGTGACGAGGCCGGACAGGCGCCCGCGCCGGCGATCGCGGTGGTCACCGCGAGCATGGACCTGGACTTCTCGCTGCCGCTGTTCGCCTCGCCCACGGTGCCGACCCTGATCCTGACGGGCGCCGCCGCGGCCCCCGACCGGATCGCGGCCGCGGAGAAGGCGGGCGCCCAGGTGGTGATCGCCGGGGACGGGGTCGGAGTCGACCCGGCCCGCGCCGTACGGGCCCTCGGCGGTCTCGGACACACCCGGCTGCTGTCCGAGGGCGGCCCGCGCCTGCTGGGCCAGCTGGTGGCGGCCGAGGTGCTGGACGAACTGTGTCTGACCGTGTCCCCGATGCTCACCGCGGGAGACGCGCAGCGCATCGCGGGCGGGCCGACGGTCGCGGTGCCGCGCCGATTCACACTGGTGTCCCTGTTGGAGGAGGACGGGTTCCTCTTCGGCAGGTACCGGCGAGCTTGA
- a CDS encoding indole-3-glycerol phosphate synthase translates to MFTSVLMIEKALTSADVEFVTTLHGDEPVSFHVLLQPRGDQADRLLRAIDDIALGEIDEAARELESPDGKDAAALGEQALEVSLTALRGSGSEAEGRLIEDHPLDALRALVEETGADEVIVLTDPHYVEEFFHRDWASRARHKVGVPVLKLFSHSKA, encoded by the coding sequence GTGTTCACAAGCGTATTGATGATCGAGAAGGCCCTGACATCCGCCGACGTGGAGTTCGTCACCACCTTGCACGGGGACGAGCCGGTCTCCTTCCACGTCCTGCTCCAGCCGCGCGGCGACCAGGCCGACCGGCTGCTGCGGGCCATCGACGACATCGCACTCGGCGAGATCGACGAGGCGGCTCGCGAGCTGGAGAGCCCGGACGGCAAGGACGCCGCCGCCCTCGGCGAGCAGGCCCTGGAGGTGTCCCTCACGGCTCTGCGCGGCTCCGGCAGCGAGGCGGAGGGCCGTCTCATCGAGGACCACCCGCTGGACGCGCTCCGGGCCCTGGTCGAGGAGACCGGGGCGGACGAGGTCATCGTGCTGACCGACCCCCACTACGTGGAGGAGTTCTTCCACCGGGACTGGGCCTCGCGGGCCCGGCACAAGGTGGGGGTGCCGGTGCTGAAGCTGTTCTCCCACAGCAAGGCATAG
- the murC gene encoding UDP-N-acetylmuramate--L-alanine ligase: MAPGLPTAMDRPHFIGIGGAGMSGIAKILAQRGAKAAGSDAKESATAEALRALGVTVHIGHATEHLADDASCVVVSSAIREDNPELARAAELGIPVVHRSDALAALMEGLRPIAVAGTHGKTTTTSMLAVSLSELGLKPSYAIGGDLDAPGSNALHGDGEIFVAEADESDRSFHKYAPEVAIVLNVELDHHANYASMDEIYESFETFAGRIVPGGTLVITADQDGARELARRIEGVRVVTYGESPDADVRILSVRAQGLKSEVTVLLDGTEITFAVSVPGRHYAHNAVAALAAGVALGLPAAQLAPALAAYTGVKRRLQLKGEAAGVQVIDSYAHHPTEMTADLEAMRSAAGDARILVVFQPHLFSRTQELGKEMGQSLSLADASAVLDIYPAREDPIPGITSELIIDAARAAGADVTAVHDKAEVPSVIAGMAKAGDLVLTMGAGDVTDLGPLILDRLSQ; the protein is encoded by the coding sequence ATGGCACCCGGCCTTCCTACCGCCATGGACCGCCCGCACTTCATCGGCATCGGCGGGGCCGGGATGTCGGGGATCGCGAAGATCCTCGCGCAGCGGGGCGCGAAGGCGGCGGGCAGTGATGCGAAGGAGTCCGCCACCGCCGAGGCGCTCCGTGCGCTGGGCGTGACCGTGCACATCGGGCACGCCACAGAGCACCTCGCCGACGACGCCAGCTGTGTCGTGGTGTCCTCGGCGATCCGCGAGGACAACCCGGAGCTGGCCCGCGCGGCCGAGCTGGGCATCCCGGTGGTGCACCGCTCCGACGCCCTCGCGGCCCTGATGGAGGGATTGCGTCCGATCGCGGTCGCGGGCACCCACGGCAAGACCACGACCACGTCGATGCTGGCCGTCTCGCTGTCCGAGCTGGGCCTCAAGCCCTCGTACGCCATCGGCGGCGACCTGGACGCCCCCGGCTCCAACGCCCTGCACGGCGACGGGGAGATCTTCGTCGCCGAGGCGGACGAAAGCGACCGCAGCTTCCACAAGTACGCGCCCGAGGTCGCCATCGTCCTCAACGTGGAGCTCGACCACCACGCCAACTACGCGTCGATGGACGAGATCTACGAGTCCTTCGAGACCTTCGCGGGCCGGATCGTGCCCGGCGGCACGCTGGTGATCACCGCGGACCAGGACGGCGCGCGCGAGCTGGCCCGGCGGATCGAGGGCGTCCGCGTGGTGACGTACGGCGAGTCTCCGGACGCGGACGTACGGATCCTGTCGGTGCGGGCCCAGGGGCTGAAGAGCGAGGTCACGGTGCTGCTGGACGGCACGGAGATCACCTTCGCGGTCTCCGTCCCCGGCCGGCACTACGCCCACAACGCCGTCGCCGCGCTCGCCGCCGGCGTGGCGCTGGGCCTCCCCGCCGCTCAGCTGGCGCCCGCGCTTGCCGCATACACCGGCGTCAAGCGCCGCCTGCAGCTCAAGGGCGAGGCGGCGGGCGTCCAGGTCATCGACTCCTACGCGCACCACCCGACGGAGATGACTGCCGACCTGGAGGCGATGCGCTCGGCGGCCGGTGACGCGCGGATCCTGGTGGTCTTCCAGCCGCACCTGTTCTCCCGCACCCAGGAGCTGGGCAAGGAGATGGGCCAGTCCCTGTCCCTGGCGGACGCCTCCGCCGTCCTGGACATCTACCCGGCCCGCGAGGACCCGATCCCGGGCATCACCAGCGAGCTGATCATCGACGCCGCGCGGGCGGCGGGCGCGGACGTCACCGCGGTCCACGACAAGGCCGAGGTGCCGTCGGTGATCGCGGGAATGGCCAAGGCGGGCGATCTCGTTCTCACCATGGGCGCGGGCGATGTGACCGACCTGGGCCCGCTGATCCTGGACCGTCTGTCGCAGTGA
- the msrB gene encoding peptide-methionine (R)-S-oxide reductase MsrB — protein sequence MSYDVEKPDEQWRAELTPGEYAVLRQAATEPAFTGEYTDTKTKGIYSCRACGADLFTSDAKFESHCGWPSFFDARDSDAVELIEDRSHGMVRTEVRCARCGSHLGHLFEGEGYATPTDQRYCINSIAVRLTPDEG from the coding sequence ATGTCGTACGACGTCGAGAAGCCGGACGAGCAGTGGCGCGCGGAGCTGACGCCGGGCGAGTACGCGGTGCTGCGCCAGGCCGCCACGGAGCCCGCCTTCACCGGTGAGTACACCGACACCAAGACGAAGGGCATCTACTCCTGCCGCGCCTGCGGCGCCGACCTCTTCACCTCGGACGCGAAGTTCGAGTCCCACTGCGGCTGGCCGAGCTTCTTCGACGCCCGCGACTCCGACGCGGTGGAGCTGATCGAGGACCGTTCGCACGGGATGGTGCGGACGGAGGTGCGGTGCGCCCGGTGCGGTTCGCACCTTGGGCATCTGTTCGAGGGCGAGGGCTATGCCACGCCCACCGACCAGCGGTACTGCATCAACAGCATCGCGGTGCGGCTGACGCCCGACGAGGGCTGA